A DNA window from Rhizobium sp. NXC14 contains the following coding sequences:
- a CDS encoding cupin domain-containing protein: MSGDHQHSHIDWREHGVKVIPGNSLDPNTAQTPGMNRATAINHARAGAEKIWAGTVTIHANAKTGAHHHGDLESIIYVVKGKARMRWGEHLEYTAEAGPGDFIYVPPYVPHQEINASRDETLECVLVRSGQEPVVVNLDIEPVEKPEDVAWIDPIHR, translated from the coding sequence ATGAGCGGCGACCACCAGCATTCTCACATCGACTGGCGCGAACACGGCGTCAAGGTCATTCCCGGCAATTCGCTCGACCCGAACACCGCGCAGACCCCGGGCATGAACCGCGCGACCGCGATCAACCATGCCCGTGCCGGCGCAGAGAAAATCTGGGCCGGCACGGTGACGATCCATGCCAATGCGAAAACCGGAGCCCACCATCACGGCGATCTCGAAAGCATCATCTACGTCGTCAAGGGCAAGGCCCGCATGCGCTGGGGCGAGCATCTGGAATATACCGCCGAAGCCGGCCCCGGCGACTTCATCTATGTTCCGCCCTATGTGCCGCACCAGGAGATCAATGCCAGCCGCGACGAGACGCTGGAATGCGTGCTCGTTCGCTCAGGCCAGGAACCGGTCGTCGTCAACTTAGATATCGAACCGGTCGAGAAACCGGAAGACGTCGCCTGGATCGATCCCATCCACCGCTGA
- a CDS encoding extracellular solute-binding protein, producing MQAKLLGAVGALLAAAFLAGPAAAAEKTKIDFWFGNSGDIAKRVQEQCDRFNQSQADYEVVCTSQGSYDASLQNTIAAFRAGKQPTIAQVSDAGTLDIMLSGAFYPANQLMTDMGYTVDWKDYFSGIANYYATSKGEMYSFPFNSSTALLYWNKDAFAKIGKDHAPATWQEAGEDFKALKEAGYACPLGFDISNNEVWQYIEQFEAVNGEAIATKKNGFEGLDAELVFNKNPLLVSYIKDLKSWYDNKLAIIKNKAVGQTFVEAFAAGDCQVILTSVGDHGNIGRTAKQGMNWGVAMLPTYGNATRHSSFVGGASLWVLKGHTDAEYKAAAAFFNFIAKPEEALTWSTVTGYIPVRNSGFEYLKKQGFYEKAPYAGRELAIQSLTASPADDTAPHGIRLGGLLQVRTEIANGLQAIFVNNADVQASLDGAADRGNQLLRRFQQTYKNVQLP from the coding sequence ATGCAAGCCAAGCTTCTCGGCGCCGTTGGCGCCCTTCTCGCCGCAGCGTTTCTTGCCGGGCCCGCTGCCGCCGCCGAAAAGACCAAGATTGACTTCTGGTTCGGCAATTCCGGTGACATCGCAAAGCGTGTCCAGGAACAGTGCGATCGCTTCAACCAGTCGCAGGCCGATTATGAAGTCGTCTGCACCAGCCAAGGCAGCTATGACGCTTCCCTGCAGAACACGATTGCCGCCTTCCGCGCCGGCAAGCAGCCGACCATTGCCCAGGTTTCCGACGCCGGCACGCTCGACATCATGCTTTCCGGCGCCTTCTACCCGGCAAACCAGCTGATGACCGACATGGGCTATACGGTCGACTGGAAAGACTACTTCTCCGGTATCGCAAACTACTATGCGACGTCGAAGGGCGAGATGTACTCCTTCCCCTTCAACTCGTCGACCGCTCTGCTCTATTGGAACAAGGACGCCTTCGCCAAGATCGGCAAGGACCATGCTCCAGCCACCTGGCAGGAAGCCGGTGAAGATTTCAAGGCCCTGAAGGAGGCCGGCTACGCCTGCCCGCTCGGCTTTGATATCTCCAACAACGAAGTCTGGCAGTACATCGAGCAGTTCGAAGCCGTCAACGGCGAAGCGATCGCGACGAAGAAGAACGGTTTCGAAGGCCTCGACGCCGAGCTGGTGTTCAACAAGAACCCGCTTCTCGTCAGCTACATCAAGGACCTCAAGTCCTGGTACGACAACAAGCTCGCCATCATCAAGAACAAGGCCGTCGGCCAGACCTTCGTCGAAGCCTTTGCTGCCGGCGACTGCCAGGTCATCCTGACCTCCGTTGGCGACCATGGCAATATCGGCCGTACCGCCAAGCAGGGCATGAACTGGGGCGTGGCAATGCTCCCGACCTATGGCAATGCAACCCGTCACAGTTCCTTCGTCGGCGGCGCTTCGCTCTGGGTCTTGAAGGGGCATACCGATGCCGAATACAAGGCTGCCGCTGCCTTCTTCAACTTCATCGCCAAGCCGGAAGAAGCGCTGACCTGGTCGACCGTCACCGGCTATATCCCGGTTCGCAACTCCGGCTTCGAATATCTGAAGAAGCAGGGCTTCTACGAGAAGGCGCCCTATGCCGGCCGCGAGCTCGCCATCCAGAGCCTGACCGCATCGCCGGCTGACGATACGGCTCCGCACGGCATTCGCCTCGGCGGCCTGCTGCAGGTCCGCACCGAGATCGCCAACGGCCTGCAGGCAATCTTCGTCAACAATGCCGACGTCCAGGCTTCGCTCGACGGCGCTGCCGATCGCGGCAACCAGCTGCTGCGCCGCTTCCAGCAGACCTACAAGAACGTTCAGCTTCCCTGA
- a CDS encoding TIM barrel protein, translated as MRRYSACIEWLFAEEGDSFADRIRRAHAGGLTAIEFWRWTDKDLDAIETALKETGLAVTSLVAEPMIALTDAANRQAWLAGLAESVAVAKRLGAPVLIAQAGDHLAGFSRDEQRVALTDTLKSGADILEGSGVRLGAEPLNIRIDHIGYFLDSTREGLDIVDDVGRPEIGIVYDIYHSAVMDERTEDVLDGRLDRVFHVHVADHPGRNEPGSGGIDLAHRLNWIFANGYDGAVGLEYRPTRAGAGAVKAAIASLNG; from the coding sequence ATGCGACGTTATTCGGCCTGCATAGAATGGCTGTTTGCCGAAGAGGGCGACAGCTTTGCCGACCGCATCCGCCGCGCCCATGCCGGCGGCCTGACGGCGATCGAATTCTGGCGCTGGACCGACAAGGATCTGGATGCGATCGAGACAGCGCTGAAGGAAACCGGCCTTGCCGTCACCAGCCTCGTAGCCGAGCCGATGATCGCACTGACCGATGCCGCCAACCGGCAGGCCTGGCTGGCGGGCCTTGCGGAATCCGTCGCAGTCGCCAAACGCCTCGGCGCGCCGGTGCTGATCGCCCAGGCCGGCGACCATCTCGCCGGCTTCAGCCGTGATGAACAGCGCGTGGCCCTCACCGACACCCTGAAATCAGGCGCCGATATCCTGGAAGGGAGCGGCGTGCGGCTCGGCGCAGAACCTCTCAACATCCGTATCGACCATATCGGCTACTTCCTCGATTCGACCCGCGAAGGCCTCGACATCGTCGATGACGTCGGCCGCCCCGAGATCGGTATCGTCTACGACATCTACCATTCCGCCGTGATGGACGAACGCACCGAAGACGTGCTGGACGGCCGCCTCGACCGTGTTTTCCACGTCCATGTCGCCGATCATCCCGGCCGCAACGAACCGGGCTCCGGCGGCATCGACCTCGCCCATCGCCTCAACTGGATCTTCGCCAACGGCTATGACGGCGCCGTCGGCCTTGAATACCGGCCAACGAGGGCCGGCGCGGGCGCGGTCAAAGCCGCGATCGCCTCGCTAAACGGCTAG
- a CDS encoding extracellular solute-binding protein, translating to MLKSLNKTLLGAALIGASFAPHAFAETTLNALFMAQAAYSEADVRAMTDAFVKANPDIKVNLEFVPYEGLHDKTVLAQGSGGGYDVVLFDVIWPAEYATNKVLVDVSSRITDEMKKGVLPGAWTTVQYDGKYYGMPWILDTKYLFYNKEILEKAGIKAPPKTWDELAEQAKTIKDKGLLSTPIAWSWSQAEAAICDYTTLVSAYGGDFLKDGKPAFQTGGGLDALKYMVASYTSGLTNPNSKEFLEEDVRKVFQNGDAAFALNWTYMYNMANDPKDSKVAGKVGVVPAPGVAGKSEASAVNGSMGLGITSASQHPDEAWKYITFMTSQATQNAYAKLSLPIWASSYEDPAVTKGQEELIAAAKIGLAAMYPRPTTPKYQELSTALQQAIQESLLGQSTPEDALKSAAENSGL from the coding sequence ATGCTGAAATCTCTCAATAAGACGCTTCTGGGTGCGGCCTTGATCGGCGCATCCTTTGCTCCGCATGCTTTCGCCGAAACGACGCTGAATGCACTTTTCATGGCGCAGGCCGCTTACAGCGAGGCCGACGTGCGCGCCATGACCGATGCCTTCGTCAAGGCGAACCCGGATATCAAGGTCAATCTCGAATTCGTCCCCTATGAAGGCCTGCACGATAAGACGGTGCTGGCCCAGGGTTCCGGCGGCGGTTACGACGTCGTCCTCTTCGACGTCATCTGGCCGGCCGAATACGCCACCAACAAGGTGCTGGTCGACGTCTCCTCCCGCATCACCGACGAGATGAAGAAAGGCGTGCTGCCGGGCGCCTGGACCACCGTGCAGTATGACGGCAAATATTACGGCATGCCGTGGATCCTCGATACCAAATATCTGTTCTACAACAAGGAGATCCTGGAGAAGGCCGGCATCAAGGCGCCACCCAAGACCTGGGACGAACTGGCCGAACAGGCAAAGACCATCAAGGACAAGGGTCTGCTCTCCACGCCGATCGCCTGGAGCTGGTCGCAGGCCGAAGCCGCCATCTGCGACTACACCACGCTCGTCAGCGCCTATGGCGGCGACTTCCTGAAGGACGGCAAGCCGGCCTTCCAGACGGGGGGCGGTCTCGATGCGCTAAAATACATGGTCGCGAGCTATACGTCAGGCCTAACCAATCCGAACTCCAAGGAATTCCTAGAAGAGGACGTCCGCAAGGTTTTCCAGAACGGCGATGCCGCCTTCGCGCTGAACTGGACCTACATGTACAACATGGCCAACGACCCGAAGGACAGCAAGGTCGCTGGTAAGGTCGGCGTCGTGCCGGCGCCAGGCGTTGCCGGCAAAAGCGAAGCTTCGGCCGTCAACGGCTCGATGGGCCTTGGCATCACCTCCGCCAGCCAGCATCCCGATGAGGCCTGGAAGTACATTACCTTCATGACCTCGCAGGCCACGCAGAATGCCTATGCCAAGCTCAGCCTGCCGATCTGGGCATCCTCCTATGAGGACCCTGCCGTCACCAAGGGGCAGGAAGAGCTGATCGCCGCCGCCAAGATCGGCCTCGCCGCCATGTATCCGCGCCCGACGACGCCGAAATATCAAGAGCTGTCGACCGCGCTGCAGCAGGCGATCCAGGAATCGCTGCTCGGCCAGTCCACCCCCGAGGACGCGCTTAAATCGGCCGCCGAAAACAGCGGTCTCTGA
- a CDS encoding ABC transporter permease subunit, whose translation MIERTPIFNFVCYTLLALGMVIALLPFVIVIIASTLDLETVNRVPLPLTPGSHFWENAQAAWVRADLGNKLVHSIIFATAVAAGKVILSAMAAFSIVYFRFRGRHLIFWIIFITLMLPLEVRIVPTYSIAANALQPFQAILDVTGITALVAWVSGIQIKLKWGLLNSYTGLVAPLVATATGTFLYRQFYLTVPDELAEATKMDGAGAVRFFVDILLPLSRSNMIALFTIMFVWAWNQYLWPLLVTTDPNFGIAVTQLKTLIPSEFGLPDWNVAMAGTLIIMSPPLLLVILMQRWFVRGLISTEK comes from the coding sequence ATGATCGAACGCACGCCGATATTCAATTTCGTCTGTTATACGCTTCTGGCGCTCGGCATGGTGATCGCACTTCTGCCTTTCGTCATCGTCATCATCGCATCGACGCTCGATCTGGAGACGGTCAATCGGGTGCCGCTGCCGCTCACTCCGGGTTCGCATTTCTGGGAAAATGCACAAGCTGCTTGGGTCCGCGCCGATCTCGGCAACAAGCTGGTTCACAGCATCATCTTTGCGACCGCGGTCGCCGCCGGCAAGGTGATCCTGTCCGCCATGGCCGCCTTCTCGATCGTTTACTTCCGCTTCCGCGGCCGGCATCTGATCTTCTGGATCATCTTCATCACGCTGATGCTGCCGCTCGAAGTCCGCATCGTGCCGACCTATTCGATTGCGGCCAACGCGCTGCAGCCGTTCCAGGCAATCCTCGACGTCACCGGCATTACCGCGCTCGTCGCCTGGGTGTCGGGCATTCAGATCAAGCTCAAATGGGGGCTGTTGAATTCCTATACCGGTCTCGTGGCGCCGCTTGTGGCCACCGCCACCGGTACCTTCCTCTATCGCCAGTTCTATCTGACCGTCCCCGACGAGCTCGCTGAGGCAACAAAGATGGACGGCGCCGGCGCTGTCCGTTTTTTCGTCGATATACTGCTGCCGTTGTCGCGGTCGAATATGATCGCGCTTTTCACCATCATGTTCGTCTGGGCCTGGAACCAGTATCTCTGGCCGCTGCTCGTCACCACCGATCCGAATTTCGGCATTGCGGTGACGCAGCTGAAGACCCTTATCCCGTCCGAATTCGGCCTGCCTGACTGGAACGTCGCCATGGCCGGTACACTTATCATCATGTCGCCGCCGTTGCTGCTCGTCATCCTGATGCAGCGCTGGTTCGTGCGCGGCCTCATCTCCACCGAGAAGTGA
- a CDS encoding ROK family transcriptional regulator gives MSDIRPIRAKSGTNHEGTSAHNRRVMIDALRINGALSRADLARATRLTKQTVSNIIEELERDGLVGSQEAVRKGRGQPSTPYGLVPEGAFAIGLQIDRHVTRAIAVDLVGSVLVRAEAGLPPGGPATGTKVILDLVAGVRSRLAGIVQQSEKRLVGLGAAMPGPFGMEGSGDDSWMMEAWQKFPLLETLSDGTGLDVSLQNDAAAAATAERMVGAAHGIDHAVCLFVGYGIGAGLILNGELYRGANGNAGEIGMALLFADGKTTPLEHRASLASLYQHLSADPADPDLHARINELASSGDPSFEAWIEAAAADLRWSIHLIETVFDPQTVILCGSAPEALVNRLIAAIGPLLPSIAERRGRMLPRLQPGMADPWSVALGAAAGPISRAFDPRFAAILKDSL, from the coding sequence ATGAGCGACATCAGGCCGATCCGAGCCAAGAGCGGCACCAATCACGAAGGCACCAGCGCGCATAACAGGCGCGTGATGATCGATGCGTTGAGGATCAATGGTGCGCTCTCACGCGCCGATCTGGCGCGGGCGACGCGGCTGACCAAGCAGACGGTGTCGAATATCATCGAGGAGCTCGAGCGCGATGGTCTCGTCGGTTCGCAGGAGGCTGTGCGCAAGGGCAGAGGCCAGCCCTCGACGCCCTACGGCCTGGTGCCCGAAGGCGCTTTCGCGATCGGCCTGCAGATCGACCGGCACGTGACGCGGGCGATCGCCGTCGATCTCGTCGGCAGCGTTCTCGTACGCGCAGAAGCCGGACTGCCGCCCGGAGGTCCGGCGACGGGAACGAAGGTCATTCTCGATCTCGTCGCCGGTGTGCGTTCCAGGCTTGCCGGTATCGTCCAGCAGTCGGAAAAACGGCTGGTCGGCCTCGGCGCCGCAATGCCTGGCCCGTTCGGCATGGAAGGCAGCGGCGACGATTCCTGGATGATGGAGGCTTGGCAGAAGTTTCCGCTCCTGGAAACGCTGAGCGACGGCACCGGCCTCGATGTCAGCCTTCAGAACGATGCGGCAGCGGCTGCGACCGCCGAGCGCATGGTGGGAGCCGCCCACGGCATCGACCATGCCGTCTGTCTGTTCGTCGGCTACGGCATCGGCGCCGGCCTGATCCTGAATGGCGAGCTCTATCGGGGCGCCAACGGCAATGCCGGCGAGATCGGCATGGCGCTGCTGTTTGCCGACGGCAAAACGACGCCGCTCGAACATCGCGCCTCGCTCGCCTCGCTCTACCAGCACCTATCGGCCGATCCGGCCGATCCCGATCTCCATGCGCGCATCAACGAGCTTGCCTCCAGCGGGGATCCAAGCTTCGAGGCCTGGATCGAGGCGGCGGCGGCGGACCTGCGCTGGAGCATCCATCTCATCGAGACTGTCTTCGATCCGCAGACGGTGATCCTCTGCGGCAGCGCACCGGAAGCGCTGGTGAACAGGCTGATTGCAGCGATCGGCCCGCTGCTGCCTTCGATCGCCGAGAGGCGCGGCCGGATGCTGCCACGGCTGCAGCCCGGCATGGCCGATCCCTGGTCGGTGGCGCTCGGGGCGGCCGCCGGCCCGATCAGCCGTGCATTCGATCCGCGCTTTGCTGCAATTTTGAAGGATTCTCTGTGA
- a CDS encoding sugar ABC transporter permease, with amino-acid sequence MEKRVTFSSTTIGLLFAFPMLLLIFVFFYWPSAQALYWAFTLEQPWGGGNAWVGFDNFKQLLSDPIYWDSISRSMVFAFSSTIISMGFALVLALLTDRELRGHKIYRSVFIWPYAIAAPALGLAFRFILAPEAGLLSVINHVWPGLWNPALDGKDAMIAVIIAFSWKYIGYNFIFFLSALQGIPRSLIEAAAMDGSGPLRRMWDLQLPLLTPTLFFLLVINITESFQDSFGIVDVMTQGGPARATELMVYKIYFDGFRGLDYSGAAAQSIILMALVVLLTVFQFRFIERRVHYK; translated from the coding sequence ATGGAAAAGCGCGTCACTTTCTCCTCGACGACGATCGGATTGCTCTTCGCGTTTCCGATGCTGCTGCTGATCTTCGTCTTCTTCTATTGGCCGAGCGCGCAGGCGCTTTATTGGGCGTTCACGCTCGAGCAGCCATGGGGCGGCGGCAATGCCTGGGTCGGCTTCGACAATTTCAAGCAATTGCTCAGCGACCCGATCTATTGGGATTCGATCAGCCGCAGCATGGTTTTCGCCTTTAGCTCGACGATCATTTCCATGGGGTTTGCGCTCGTCCTGGCGCTTTTGACCGATCGTGAACTGCGCGGCCATAAAATCTATCGGTCGGTCTTTATCTGGCCCTATGCGATCGCTGCTCCCGCTCTCGGTCTCGCCTTCCGCTTCATCCTGGCGCCGGAGGCCGGCCTTCTCTCCGTTATCAATCACGTCTGGCCCGGCCTCTGGAACCCGGCGCTCGACGGCAAGGACGCGATGATCGCCGTCATCATCGCTTTTTCGTGGAAATATATCGGCTATAATTTCATCTTCTTCCTTTCAGCGCTTCAGGGCATCCCGCGTTCGCTGATCGAAGCGGCCGCCATGGACGGCTCCGGGCCGCTGCGCCGCATGTGGGACCTCCAGCTGCCGCTGCTGACGCCGACCTTATTTTTCCTGCTCGTGATCAACATCACCGAAAGCTTCCAGGATTCCTTCGGCATCGTCGACGTCATGACGCAGGGCGGTCCGGCCCGGGCGACGGAACTGATGGTCTACAAGATCTATTTCGACGGCTTCAGGGGGCTCGATTATTCGGGCGCCGCCGCCCAGTCGATCATCCTCATGGCGCTCGTCGTCCTTCTCACTGTCTTCCAGTTCCGCTTCATCGAGCGGCGCGTGCACTACAAGTGA
- a CDS encoding sn-glycerol-3-phosphate import ATP-binding protein UgpC, translated as MAPISIRDVKKSYGKHPVVHGVDLEIQSGEFIVILGPSGCGKSTLLRMLAGLEEISGGEIAIDGRVVNQLEPRERGCAMVFQNYALYPHMTVAENIGYALKVAGVAKAERNRRIAEVAKALSLEPFLDRRPAALSGGQRQRVAMGRAMIREPKVFLFDEPLSNLDAKLRIAMRAEIRRLHRRLGATSIFVTHDQTEAMTLADRLVVMNGGRVEQVGTPEEVYHHPVSRFVAGFVGTPAMNLLEGTINDEGVFVYDQSRKLALPRERATPLKGKRVVLGMRAEAARLVAPDAPGALVATADFIEELGASRVVHADFDGLPFAVALTEAVTVKSGDPIGIAIDHNAIHLYAADTGRIIENPAVNSAGAVHA; from the coding sequence GTGGCACCGATCTCGATCCGTGATGTGAAGAAGAGCTACGGCAAACATCCTGTCGTTCATGGCGTCGATCTGGAGATCCAGTCCGGCGAATTTATCGTCATCCTCGGTCCGTCCGGCTGCGGCAAGTCCACGCTGCTGCGCATGCTCGCCGGACTGGAGGAAATCAGCGGCGGTGAAATCGCCATCGACGGCCGCGTCGTCAACCAGCTCGAGCCGCGCGAACGCGGCTGCGCCATGGTATTCCAGAACTACGCGCTCTATCCGCATATGACCGTCGCCGAGAATATCGGCTATGCCTTGAAGGTTGCGGGCGTTGCGAAGGCGGAGCGCAATCGGCGCATCGCCGAGGTCGCCAAGGCGCTCAGCCTCGAACCTTTCCTCGACCGCCGCCCGGCCGCGCTTTCCGGCGGCCAGCGCCAGCGCGTCGCCATGGGGCGCGCGATGATCCGCGAACCGAAGGTGTTCCTCTTCGATGAGCCGCTGTCGAATCTCGACGCCAAGCTGCGCATCGCCATGCGCGCCGAGATCCGCCGCCTTCACCGCCGTCTCGGCGCCACCTCTATCTTCGTCACCCATGACCAGACCGAGGCGATGACGCTGGCCGACCGGCTGGTGGTGATGAACGGCGGCAGGGTGGAGCAGGTCGGCACGCCGGAAGAGGTCTATCATCATCCGGTCTCGCGCTTCGTCGCCGGTTTTGTCGGCACGCCGGCGATGAACCTTCTCGAAGGCACGATCAACGACGAGGGCGTCTTCGTCTACGACCAGAGCCGCAAGCTCGCGCTGCCGCGCGAACGCGCCACGCCGCTGAAGGGCAAACGCGTCGTGCTCGGCATGCGCGCCGAGGCGGCCCGGTTGGTGGCCCCGGATGCGCCCGGCGCATTGGTGGCAACGGCCGATTTCATCGAAGAGCTCGGCGCAAGCCGCGTCGTTCATGCCGATTTCGACGGGCTGCCCTTTGCCGTGGCGCTGACCGAGGCCGTGACCGTGAAATCGGGGGATCCGATCGGTATCGCGATCGATCACAATGCGATCCACCTCTATGCCGCCGATACCGGCCGGATCATCGAAAACCCGGCGGTGAACAGCGCCGGTGCCGTTCACGCCTGA